The Streptomyces taklimakanensis nucleotide sequence TCCGTCGTCAACGCACCTGTTTCCCGTATCACCCCTTCGAGTCGTCGTCGTGGAGCCCCCCGACGGGCCGAAGGGCTTGTGCCGCCCGGCCGGTGGCGGCCCCCGCCGCGAGACGGACGTCCAAGCGCCCGGAACGTCCCTGTTCGCCTGTGGTAGCCAAGGGCCCTCGACAGCGACGGAGAGGGGAGGCGCGGGTGCGCCGAATCGGAGCCATCGTGGTGCGGTACCGGTACGCCGTGATGACCGTGTGGCTGGTGCTGGTCGTCGCGAGCCTGGCCGTCCTCACCTCCCTGCCCCGGATGCTGCAACCACCGGACATCACAGTCGACCGGTCCGCCTCGGCCGCCGCGTCCGAGTTGATCGCCGAGCGGTTCCCGGACATCGGCACCCGGCAGGTGATGCTGGCGTTCACGTCCCGCTCGCTGCGGGCCGACGACCCGGTGTACCGGCACACCACCCGGGCCGTCACCTCCGCGATGTCGCAGCACGCGCGGGTGGGAGCCGCCCTGCCGGTTCCCCGCACCGAAGGCCGACACCCTCGCCACGCGTACGTGATGCTCGGCGTGACCGGTGCGACGGACACCGTCCGCCAGGTGCTGCCGGAACTGGGCGCACAGGCGGAAGAGATCGCCCACGACCGCTCGGGCGGCGCGGTGTCCGTCGCCCTGGTCGGCCTGGACCCGGTCCTGTCCGAGTTGGCCCGTACCACCACAGAGGACCTGCGGTCAGCCGAGACGTACGCCGTGCCCGCGGCGGCCCTCCTGCTGGCCGTGGGACTCGGCTCCGCGGGGGCCGCCGCGCTGGTCCTGCTGCTCGCCGGCACCGCGATCGTCATCAGCCTCGGCGTGTTGACGCTGACCGGGCTGTTCTCCCACGGCGTGGACGCGACCGCGGTGGCCGTGGTCGCCACCGTCGGCCTCGGCGTGGGCCTGGACTACGCCCTGCTGGTGACGCTGCGCCACCGTCGGCGCCGGGCAGTGGGCCTGCCCCCGGGTCCGGCCGCCGAGCGGGCCACCGTCACCGCCGGGGCCACGGTCGCCCTGGCGGGCACGGCCGTCGTCACGACCGCCGTCGGCCTGTTGCTGACGGACATCGCCTACATGCGGACCCTGGCGCTCGCCGCCGTGCTGGCCGCGTCGACCGCGACACTTGCCGCGCTCACCCTCATGCCGGCGTTGCTCGCCTCCTGCGACCGGGTCCTGGAATGGGGGCCGATGCCCTGGGCACGGCCGGGACGGCGCCGTCCGAAGCCCGGCCCCACCGCCTGGGAGCGCTGGACCGGCCACCTACTGCGGTACCCGGGACGCTACGCCACGGCCGCGGTGCTGCTCCTGCTGCTTGCCGCGACCCCGGTGCTCGGGCTGCGTACGGTGCTGCACTTCGACCGGGCGGTCCTGTCCGGGACCACACTCGGTGACGGGCTGGCCCGGATGGAGGACGACCGGATCGCGAGCCTTACGCTGGTCGCGCTGCCGCACCCGAAGGGCGCCGGGCCGGTCGACACCCAGCCCCTGATCACCGAACTGCGTGAAGACCCGCGGGTGTCCATCGCCATCGCGCTCGACAACGGCCGCGACCTGACGCTGCTGCTGATCGGCGAGAGCCAGGCGCCGGACACCGCCGCAGCGGCGGCCCTCCAGCGTCACTTGCGCGAGGACTTGGTGCCACGCCTGCTGCCGGCCGGGCAGTCCGTGCGGATCGCCGGCCCGGCCGCGACCGTCCACGACCTGACGTCCGAGGTCGACGACCAGGTGGGCCTGGTACTGGTGGTGATCTGCTGCGGCACCTTCGTGCTGACCTTCCTGGCCTTCCGGTCGATCGTCGTGCCGCTCAAGGCGATCGCCATGAACCTGCTCTGTATCGCCGCCGCCTTCGGGATGCTCGCCCTGGCGGCTCCTGTACTCGGATACCCCGCGGTCAACCCGCTGCTCCCGCTGATCGTGCTCACCCTGGTGTTCGGCCTGTCCATGGACTACGAGGTCTTCCTCGTCCACCGCATCGCCGAGCACTACCGGATCCACGGCGACAACGCCGCGGCCGTCCTGCACGGCCTGCGTCGGACCGCGTTGCCCATCAGCCTGGCCGCGGGGGTACTCGTGGTGAGCCTCACCGGCCTCCTCGGCACCCACCGCCAAGACCTGCGTCAGATCGGCTTCGTGGTGATGACCGCCGTCGTGCTGGACGCCACCGTCGTCCGCATGGTGCTGGCGCCCGCCCTGATGCGGCTCATGGGGCGCGCCAACTGGTGGCTGCCCGGTCGGCTCGGACGCCTGCTGCCCGCCCGCAACGGTGAGGTGCGTCTTCCCGCACAGGCGGGTGCCGCCCCCGTGGCCGACCGCCCTCGGGTCTGACCCGTGCCGGCCCTCCGGGGGCCCGACGCCGGGCGTCACCCACTGAGCGACTCTGTCGAGGATCTTGAAGTTCCGCGGACAAGAGTGCCGGCGACAAGGACGCCCTCCTGGTCCGCGCCCGGCTCATCCCGACCACACCGGCCCTCCTCGCCCGGGTCTGGGAGAACCGGTACGCCACCGAGCGACTGTTCGCGGAAGCCCTCGCCGCCCGCCGGCCGGAAGTCGACGCCCTGCGCGTCCGTGTCCTGTCCGCGGCCGCACCGGCCGCACTGAACACCGCTCTCGCCCTGTGGGTGGACGGCCAGGGCGCCGAAGACCTGCCGGCCCCGGTGGACCGGGCGTTCCGGGCTCTGCGCGGCTGAACCGGCGGAAACGACACGGCGGAGGACCGACTCTCCCCTTCCCGGCCGACGGCGGCTCCGTCCGGTGAGCAGGACGGCGAACCAGCCGGGCGGGGAGACGGGCGTCATCCCCTTCCACCGTGGCATACCGGCGCCCATCGCCGGGCGGCAGGGCGAGATGGCGGGGCGCCTCTGCCGGCCGGGACGTGGCCCGCGCAGGTGAACGCGACGGCATAGCCGGCGGCCGTGCCGAGGACGGCGAGGACGTTCCGGCCGACTGTCACGGGGCGGGGTGACGATCGTGTCGGCGAAGCCGCGCCGACCCCCGTGGAGCCAAGAATTTCGCCGTGTTTCCGACTGTCCCCGTCCGGCAGGACGGGGCAGTCTGTCCCCGTGTCGCCTCGGAGGCGGCACGCCCGTTCCCGCCCCGTGGTTGCGGGGACGGCGCCACAGGGCCGGCGGGGAGCCGGTCATGACCAGCAGGAGGAGAACATGGCCACACCGGCGGTACGGCTCGCGTCACGGCCCTTGTCCCGCGATGGTCGGCGCCGCCGCGGGCGCCTCACCCGGCGGGCCGTCGTCGGTTCCGTCCTGGCCTCGGTCACCGTGCTGCTCCTGGGCCTCTCCACGCCCGCCCACGCCGGAGGGCCTTACGTCTGGGCCCCGGCCGGCAGTATCGGCAAGCGGCTGACGATCTGTGCCCAGGATCTCGGGGTCAGGCACTCGAAGGGAGGGACGCCCTTCGCCCACCTGACGAGCGGGCAGACCTTCACCGTCGAGCACGTCGATCTGGAGTTCGGCAGTGAGTGGGTCTACGGCTTCGCCTGGGGCAACGTCAACGCCCGGGGTTACGTCCAGAACGGCTGGTTCTGCAACAGCTGACGGCACCGGCCGACACGCCGACTTCCGGAACTTCCCTGGGCGGACTCCGTCGACGGTGATGTGCCGCACTGGCGTACGCCCCCGAGGTGCCCGAGTTCCGGACCGCGATGGTGAGCGGCCGGAACGACGACTGGTACGAGTTCGACGGCGGCCTCACCGAGTACCCGACCGGTTTGATCGCGGGGATTGCCAAGCCGTACAGTCTGCCGCCCGACCTCCCCGGGTTGGCGCCGAGCGTGCCCGTCGGCTGAGGGGCGGGCCGCGGGGGTCGGCAGGCAGGGGGAGAGCGAGGACGAGGAATGGGTGTTCCGGAAGTGGCGCGCGATGCCGGGCTGAGCGGGCCGCGCCGCTACCGCGTGGACTGGCAACGCGTCGAGGCGTCGCTCGGTACCCGGCTGCCGGCGGATTACCGGGAGTATGTGTACTGGTTCGGTCCGGGAGCCTTCGACGACTACCTGCACGTGTGCGTTCCCGGCGTGGAGAACGGTGGCGTGGAGCTGGGGGCTCAGCTGGCCAGGGAGCACCAGGGGCGGCGACGGAGGGCGCAGATCAACCGCCGGTACAAGCCGCCGTTTCCGCTCTTTCCGGAGCCGGGCGGGTGGTTGCCGTTCGCGTTCACCACCGGCGGTGACGTCTTGTACTGGGTGACGTCGGGTGCGGATCCGGACCGTTGGACGGTGGCCGGGCGCCCCGGCCGGGGCAGTGACCTGGGGTATTTCGCGGGCGGGTTCGCGGATTTCCTGCGCGAGTTCGTCCACGACACGATCGAGTTGCACATCATCGCCGAGACCGAGAGCGAGGTGCCGATCGCCTTCGAACCGGATACCGGTGCGTGGCTGGGTGAGCCGGCAAAGCGGCTGGAGCCGTACGGGGCCTTCGAGGAGGCTCCGGAGGGCTGATCGCCGCCGACCCCGGTCCGGCCGACCATTGTCCCAGGATGCTCACCGTGTTGGCGTAGACGAGTCGGTGCCGGCCGGGGACGCGCAGTTCGGCCAGACCGTGGTGAGGCCCCGTTCGGTGATTTCTGTGCGGTGCGGGTCGTCGCCGGGGGCGGAACGAATCCGGTCCGTGTAGTCCCCTCGATAGGGCAGTGGGTTGTCCTCTTCTCCTGCAACAACGCGGACACCCGTCCGTGGCGGCGGTGGTTTCCACGCTCGAAGACACCGGTGCGGTCACGGAGGGGAGGGTGGCCTGTCAGGGGGACGGTGGAGGCTGCTTCCACGGACCGGGATTCGATGATCATGGCGACTCGCCGACGACGGTGGCTTCGACGGTCCGCTTCAAGCCCTCGGGCTGCGCACTGACGCCGTCGGTCGAGCTGATGCCGGCGGCCGATTCCCAACGGGAGGCCCGCAGTCAGCGCAGTCGGAGCTGTTCCCGTCCCGGCCCGGATCGCTCTGCCGGACCTCGTCGGATCGGTCGGCTCCCAACCGTGCGCAGTGCGGCGAACCGACGAATATTTGGACCTGCTGTTCACATCTGGATAAGAAGTCTAGGCTGGGATGCCAGGGTGCCTGCCGGGACGCGAGACCCGGCAGGCACGACAACACGTCGAGTGAGTGGAAGCCGGAACCGCCCATGAACGCCGAACGGCACTCAGCCGTCGCCACCCCCGACCTGTACGACCGGTCCGGACAGCGCTACTCCCTGGACGACCCCCGCTGGCGGGGCGAGGACGGCAGCCCCCTCGCCGTCAGTGCGCTGCCGGGCCTGCGTCCCGAGCAGATCGACACCGCCGAACGGTCCCTGTGGCGCTACCGCGCGGCCCTGCCCGTCCCGGCCGCCCGCCGGGTGAGCCTGGGCGAAGGATGCACGCCGATGGTTCCGGTCGACTGGGCCGGCCAACGCGTCCACTTCAAGCTGGAGTGGTTCAACCCGACCTCCAGCTTCAAGGACCGGGGCGTATCGGTGATGATGTCCCACCTCGCGGCGCACGGCGCCGACCGCGTGCTCGAGGACAGTTCGGGCAACGGCGGTTCCGCGGTGGCCGCCTATGCCGCCGCTGCCGGTATCCGCGCCAAGATCGTCGTCCCCGCCGCCACCTCGGCGGCCAAGATCCTCCAGGTCCGCGCCTACGGAGCCGAGATCGAGCTCGTGGGCGGCACCCGCGACGAGGTCTCGGACGAGGCGATCCGGCAGGCGGAGCAGATTCCCTACGCCAGCCACAACTGGCACCCCATGTTCATCCAGGGCACCAAGACCATCGCCTACGAAATGTGGGAGTCCCTCGGTTTCGCCGCGCCCGACAACGTCGTCCTCGTGGCCGGGGCCGGCAGCAACATCATCGGGTGCGACATCGCGTTCGGCGAACTGCTCGACGCCGGCCAGATCGACAGGCGCCCGCGCCTGTTCGTCGGGCAGCCCGAGCACTGGGCGACCATCGCCGACACGTTCAACGGCATTGACCCGGCAGGCCGCGGCAAGCGGATGCCGACGATCGCCGAGGGCGCGTCCATCGCCCACCCGGTCCGACTGCCCGAGGCGGTGGAGGCCATCCGCCGCTCCGACGGCGCCGCCTACGCCGTCCCCGAGGCAGAGATCCACGCCGCGGTCCGCGCCCTGGGCGCGCGCGGCTTGTACGCCGAGCCGACCAGCAGCGTCGCCGCGGCGACCCTCGATCACTTCATCGCGACCGGGGAGATCGCTCCGGACGAGACGACCGTGGTCGTGCTCACCGGTGCGGGGCTGAAATCCGCCGAGAAGATGGCCGCGGTGTTCGCCGGGCACGGTGACGGAGCTCGGGAATCGAGCAGCGCTCGATGACCCGTTCCACCGGTCGACCGGATGGGGAACGCGCCGATCAGCCCGCCGTACCGGAAGACGAGCATCTCGTACGCGAAGCCGAGCGCATCGCTGTCGCCGTCGGGCGCATGTTCCCGGGTCTGTGCGAGGTCGTCCTGCACGATCTGCGCCGGCCTGACAGCGCCATTCGCGTCATCGAGAACAACCTGTCCGGACGGCGGGTCGGCGACTCCGCCACCGAACTGGGCCTGCGCCGCATCGCGGACCCCAACTACCCCAGTGTCATCCAGAACTACAGCAACCAGTTCCCCGACGGACGCCCGGCCAAGAGCACCTCGATCGGCATCAGGAACGCCGAGGGGCGTTACGTCGCGGCCCTGTGCCTGAACCTGGACGTCAGCACGCTGTCCCCGCTGGCCCTGACCCTCGCCAACCTCGTCGCGACGGATGTCGAACACCAGGGCGAGGCTCTGGAGACGCTGCGCGACCGCAGCGGACGCGAACTCCGCTCGGTCATCGACTCCTTCGCGGCGCGGCGCTCCAGTACCCCGCGCGGCCTCAACCGTGACCAGAAACGCGAGCTGGTACGTCGGCTGCACAGCGAGGGTTTCTTCGAGACCCGGAACTCCGCACAACTCATTGCCGACCAACTCGGTATCTCCCGGGCAACCGTCTACAACTACGCGAAGCAGCCGGACCTGTGAGCGCCCTCGGAACCGGCCGCGATATGCCCCATCACGAGGAGCGCCACGACCAACTCCCCGACCCACCGGACGACCGCCTCCGGCACCATCCGGCCGGCCGACAACGCCACCGTGGTCGCCCCACTCGGCCACTGATCGCACGTCGCGGTCCACAACGGC carries:
- a CDS encoding MMPL family transporter → MRRIGAIVVRYRYAVMTVWLVLVVASLAVLTSLPRMLQPPDITVDRSASAAASELIAERFPDIGTRQVMLAFTSRSLRADDPVYRHTTRAVTSAMSQHARVGAALPVPRTEGRHPRHAYVMLGVTGATDTVRQVLPELGAQAEEIAHDRSGGAVSVALVGLDPVLSELARTTTEDLRSAETYAVPAAALLLAVGLGSAGAAALVLLLAGTAIVISLGVLTLTGLFSHGVDATAVAVVATVGLGVGLDYALLVTLRHRRRRAVGLPPGPAAERATVTAGATVALAGTAVVTTAVGLLLTDIAYMRTLALAAVLAASTATLAALTLMPALLASCDRVLEWGPMPWARPGRRRPKPGPTAWERWTGHLLRYPGRYATAAVLLLLLAATPVLGLRTVLHFDRAVLSGTTLGDGLARMEDDRIASLTLVALPHPKGAGPVDTQPLITELREDPRVSIAIALDNGRDLTLLLIGESQAPDTAAAAALQRHLREDLVPRLLPAGQSVRIAGPAATVHDLTSEVDDQVGLVLVVICCGTFVLTFLAFRSIVVPLKAIAMNLLCIAAAFGMLALAAPVLGYPAVNPLLPLIVLTLVFGLSMDYEVFLVHRIAEHYRIHGDNAAAVLHGLRRTALPISLAAGVLVVSLTGLLGTHRQDLRQIGFVVMTAVVLDATVVRMVLAPALMRLMGRANWWLPGRLGRLLPARNGEVRLPAQAGAAPVADRPRV
- a CDS encoding SMI1/KNR4 family protein, with translation MGVPEVARDAGLSGPRRYRVDWQRVEASLGTRLPADYREYVYWFGPGAFDDYLHVCVPGVENGGVELGAQLAREHQGRRRRAQINRRYKPPFPLFPEPGGWLPFAFTTGGDVLYWVTSGADPDRWTVAGRPGRGSDLGYFAGGFADFLREFVHDTIELHIIAETESEVPIAFEPDTGAWLGEPAKRLEPYGAFEEAPEG
- a CDS encoding threonine synthase — its product is MNAERHSAVATPDLYDRSGQRYSLDDPRWRGEDGSPLAVSALPGLRPEQIDTAERSLWRYRAALPVPAARRVSLGEGCTPMVPVDWAGQRVHFKLEWFNPTSSFKDRGVSVMMSHLAAHGADRVLEDSSGNGGSAVAAYAAAAGIRAKIVVPAATSAAKILQVRAYGAEIELVGGTRDEVSDEAIRQAEQIPYASHNWHPMFIQGTKTIAYEMWESLGFAAPDNVVLVAGAGSNIIGCDIAFGELLDAGQIDRRPRLFVGQPEHWATIADTFNGIDPAGRGKRMPTIAEGASIAHPVRLPEAVEAIRRSDGAAYAVPEAEIHAAVRALGARGLYAEPTSSVAAATLDHFIATGEIAPDETTVVVLTGAGLKSAEKMAAVFAGHGDGARESSSAR
- a CDS encoding helix-turn-helix transcriptional regulator; translated protein: MTRSTGRPDGERADQPAVPEDEHLVREAERIAVAVGRMFPGLCEVVLHDLRRPDSAIRVIENNLSGRRVGDSATELGLRRIADPNYPSVIQNYSNQFPDGRPAKSTSIGIRNAEGRYVAALCLNLDVSTLSPLALTLANLVATDVEHQGEALETLRDRSGRELRSVIDSFAARRSSTPRGLNRDQKRELVRRLHSEGFFETRNSAQLIADQLGISRATVYNYAKQPDL